TTCCAACAGAAGTGGAAAATGGATAGAAAACTGTATATTCAATGCTTACATTCAAGAAATGGAATGAGATCTACAAGTGCAGTATCTTCCTGTTCTCCTTGCCACGGTTTTACTTGAACAGAGTTTTCAGGCTGAAGGCTACTTTCAAGTGCATGACCACTAATATATATAACCTTTGCAGGATCCCGATTCAGCATTGATAGGTCCTATAGAAAGATTAcgtcagaaaaaaaaaacaatattctACCTATGAAATACTAATATCCAGAGTATTGCGACTAAAATAATGAAAACCAAGTAAGCTTGCAAGCAAAAAATAGATTGTCAATAAGGGAGAGATGGATTCTTTTCATTAAATCTTCACCATAAGCAGAATTAAACTCAGATGCAATGTTCTCATGATGCTAAATTGCCTTCACAAATCAATAGTAGCAGTTCTAAATCTTATATAGCAACATAGTACCCATCAATAATGTATTCTTACAATGTAATCTTAATGGATTACAAACAGCAAATCATATTGTTGATTCTATGCTCCTTGCTTCTTTAGCAACAAGCCTGATAGAAACAACTCAACAATGTATAGTGGCAGCCAATATTTTCAGCAAGAATAAGAGGGAGTGAaggaaaatggtgaaaaatgaAGCCAACACTCAATAATTTGACACAAGGAAAAAGAAGTGAATTGCCTAGTTACTCAGTCTGCCCAAGAGTTGCATGATAATAACCAAGAAGGAAATGAATTGTCTGGCTATTCAGTAACATTATgtgtaaataaaattacaaaagatatctaaagtaaaagtgaaTAGATGTACCCTATAGTGCTTGCCATCAACATATTTTGTTTCACCCCTTGAAAGCCTATACCGGATACAGTGCTTTGTATCCAATCTTTCAACAACAGGATCCACATACTGTGATTTTGAGGACAGATGCAACAAGTgccataaaaaaacaaaaaaatgttaGCAATATATAGGAGGTGAAAGCAACAATGTCTTTTATTTATCTCAAAAAAAGTAAAAGCTTACCATATTTAGTTGGTCAGAGTATactataatttcataaaattgagcTAAATACTCGAGAAAAGCATCAACACCAGGCCTCTTAAATGTTCTCCACCCTCGGTCACGCTTCAAAAACACATTCAGGAAAAAATGCAGTGGTTAGTATATGTACACCATCAGAATTTCATcaagaaaaataatttgaaaccaATGACATATTTTTGTCTGCTTATATAAACTTATAGTGGATGGTCATAGACTTATAGTAAAAACCCTCCCTACCGCACCCCCCACCAAATGGAATTATGAATGATGCTTCTCTACATGCATATTAATGCTTCTTCATGCATACAATATTGCTTCTTTTATGTCAATATTTCTTTATACACACAATTATGATTCTTTTATTAATGATTCTATATGCATACAATGATACAATAATGGTTCTTTTATGTatgcttttttttataaatacaataatactTATTCGATGTTAATGTTTTTGCATTACATAAAATTCTATTTATGACAACTGTGGATCATACAAAGGTTTATTTGATCCTCTCCCTACATGTATATGCATATCTTACAACAAAATTAAGGATGTGACGTCGCAACCAAATTAATGACAAGAACAGTGTATAATTAGACATAATGTAAAATGTAATCACTGCATATTCATCTATGAGGCAATAAATGTGACCATCAAGCAAAACAGTTGAAGAAAAAGCACACAGATGTTACCTTCCAATCAGAGTATATCAATGTCTCATTCAAATCTAGAACAAGGGTAAAAATATGCTGCTCCAAAGGGTGCAAATCAGGGAGAAGCTTATCTGATGTTGGTTCGGTGAAACCCTGAAACAAATTGACAAGACATTCGAAGAATCTTTAAGTTGGTCAGAGATACAAACAAAGTAATGATCTCTCGCACTCAAACTAGAAAATCTAAAATTATTACCTTAATGTGTTCTTCAGCTAACCTCCTCAAATCAAGGTAAACATCAACTAATTTAGCAGGACCTGTAATACACAATTTCAAAATGAAACGCCCAGTGAAATTAAGACATAATCTTCAGGAATAGTACCGAAAATAATTGATTAAGAACAGATGAAACAAACTATTCTATCTTATCCAGTTACAATAGTACTACAAAAGAAGACCTTCAAAAGAAAACCACTTCACCTGACATTGTTGCAGCATGTAGATAAGCTTTAAATTTCTGCAGAAATAATTTGGTACATGGATTGACAGATTGTTAGTGCATGCCTCTTGATTTTCAGCATATCAGGAAGAAAGTGAATCTCAATTTTAAGAGTAACAATCCAAATAGCCCAAGGGCACTCAGGAGAATATCATGGGCACATGAGTAGTAAGTTTTCAGGGCAAGGAAATTGCTACCCTTGCTATTTCCCCAAATCTCATAATATCTTATTGTCTGATCAAGCTCTAGGGTGGGTATCAGTAGTTGGACCAGAGCATATCAACAATAAAGTAGCAACTATAGATTACAAGGCTCCAAAATATCCAACACTAATTAGATACTACTGATAACTAAATAAATCATAGAAGGTTTTTTCTATAAGAACATATGCAAACTAATATGTACAAGAATTAAGTCAGTAACTTTAAAGAGTACTACGTGTTTTAGTCTTTAGAGTTTAGACTCATGTTGTAGTTTAGAATGCCATTATCAATGTGCCAAGAAAACATTAAACCAGGAAACAAGGTGACCCGGACTTGTCTTCCTTGGCGCCTTAACATGTGATAATCTAACTACCAATGGAATATGTTACACACATAGGGCAATATTGATGGAAGAACATGCCTCCTCCACTCTCATTGACGCTCATCACCATCCATTATATTTAtcataaataacaaaatatatctTTAGTTATACGcgaataaaaatgaatttgagCAGATGCTCCTTAAGAGCTTTTCCGGATGGCGAGAAAGAACTACAATGCAATAATCACATGAACTAACATATAGGCAAAAGCTAAACACAGAGGGGAGAGAAAACGCACATCTAGAGAAGTTGCATCATCGCCAACAGTGTACTTGGCCGATGCACGAAAGCTCTTTGTCTTCTCATCTATCTCATCGGTAGTGTAGGCTACAAATAAAcatgtagtagtaatatttaattaaggTAAGAGCTACAATTTAACAGTATCTCgtatacaaattttaaatgcaGACATGCAATTCCTACCCTGAgccaaaattcaataatatagCAACTGAATCGTCAATTAAAATGCGAAAGAGGGATACCAACCATAGGTTGCGTAGGCAGATGTGGCGACACCACCGGTCAAGGCAGCAACAAGACCGTACTTGAGAAAGGCCCAGGAGCTATTCGGCGCATCGGCTACCGGCGGCGGACCGCTCGGAGGCTGCGGCGTCTGGTCAATGAGGAGCGATGCTGAGATGAGGGAATCTCTTGGGGTATCATTGGCGGCGCTGGAGGAAAATGGGCGATTACTCCGCGAATGCGAAATGATAAGATTTAATCGCGCGCAATTCCGAGAGATTGCAGACATCGATCAGAACTATTTGATGGTTGGAATCAGCTAGGGTTTTGCAGTTTCGGGCTGTGGGGTTTTTCCTTGCTTAGGGTATCCACGGTGGtgatagcccagccacaaactcctcctgccacatcatcaatactaaaaattcTCCTGCaacatcagaaatagcccagtcatagcctagccatatcataaatagcccatccacatcaatagccacatcactaataacacaatatacggaatttaatttacgagatatatacgggaaacattaataatactattttaattttaaaaaaaagtacaataaattaaaaaggtacaataaattttaaaaagtactaaaattttaaaaaagtacattaataataaaaattacattaaaaaaagtacattttacaaaattacataaataaaaaaaactaactccgaGCAGTCCttcgcgcccataactcttcaattaaatccttttggagtcgaatatgagcttccgtttggcgcatgtcggcatgtgcttggaggaggccggcttcatcgtgaggtaccccactccgtgcgttggggacggccacgccgtggcttggaccggcttcattatcgtcgttggcccaatccgtcagttgtacaccttcatcttcgacaatcatgttgtgcatgataatacaagcgtacattatatcagcaatgcagtcgacgtgccacaaacgcgttggacccctaaccgccgcccatcgagcctggagcacaccaaatgcgcgctccacgtccttgcgcgcggactcctgccgtgccgcaaagtaggccttcttctcatctcctgggcatcggatcgtcttcacaaagacgggccacctagggtatatcccatccgccaagtagtagcccatatcatgccggttgccgttggcgacaaaactgatggccggaccgacgccctggcactgctcgttgaataggggcgacgagttgaggacgtttaggtcgttgttcgaaccggctatcccaaaatacgcatgccaaatccacagccggtaatcagctacggcctcgaggatcatcgtgggattctttcccttgtagccggtcgtgtagaaccccttccaggcagcgggacagttcctccactcccaacgcatacaatctatgctgcctaacattcccgggaacccatgctgctcCCCATGCATCCTCAGCAGATCCCGGCAATCTTCgcgggtaggctttcggagatactgatcaccgaatacttcaatcacggcttgacagaaatacttcaaacattccagggaagtcgtctcaccgatgtggaggtactcgtcccacatgtctgccgcgcctccgtaagccaactgccggattgccgcagtgcacttttgaatggtgtgtggccgggtttgccagcagcatcgtgcctgaagcggaaatacagatatcgctgctccaaggtgttaacaatacgcataaacatggctctgctcatcctaaaacgtcgcctgaaaatgttggcgttgaaccgcggctcctctgcgaagtagtcttcgtataggcgctgatgtgcagctacgtgatcacgatcaatcgctagtcggcgatggacaactggccgaggtcgaggtaccgccggctgcaaggctctttgcatccattggtctatcccgcggttggtatatgcctcaaacgcttcggccattcgacgttcgtactcctcagcgtcccccccactacctccactaccatctcccgcgttactcatttctcggtgttgatcttgtatagaaattaagatagagagagtactcgttaatacaagtggtgcgaatgaaaatgaagtgcaaatcgcgtatatatactgtctcgaaaattaaaaaaaaaacaaaaaaaacgctgggcgatgcgctgggcgatcccgacgctgcaatggcgccgagcggatcgcccagcgcatcgcccaacgcccgtcgaccgcctagcgctaggtgatttttaattccgaaaaaccgctcagtggttttcggaagctgcaatggttcgcctagcgaccgcctagcgtcggcgctcggctaggcggtgcgctaggcgccattgtggatagcctTAGAAAATCGAATGCTAAACTGAATAGTCTGCCGGATACAAAATACTGCGTAAAATCCCGTTTCTGTTGATTTATTTGGATACTAGTATCATGCCCGTGCaatgcacgggtcattttaatttcttaatatttatttcattatgcgaaataaaatttgtgaaatgataaacaaaagaatattcggcatcctcttactttggattatactttttcaatcacattaaccccacatggccacaagagtgagtttaaatgctaacttttcttaaaaatgtcaatacgatcacatttaaatttcaacacatatttgtgttgacattttaataaattgtcttgacatttaaatatcagacttaaaattaaaagcattttaattatgtgaaaatatgaattaaccgttgagttataaccgcaagagcaagtttacgttgcaataatttaatattgcactggtgagacactttctagtcgaactttatttcattgcaatatagtaaccctatacactaaaaactcaaaccttgaaacctaaatcctaaacccttaactttaaaatatactcatcatgaccaacaaatgagccaaatatcaatacaaattCTCCCTCCGCCCCATTTCAATTTTAcattgttgatcacttattcaaaatatactcatcatgaccaacaaatgagcccaatatcaataaaattctccctccgtctcagttcaattttactttgttgatcacttattctattttgagggttttagatctgtattcgatatcttacaCTGAGTCGGCCTGcttgataatccttactgataGTGGAGGTTTTTTACCTGAATCTTGTCTGTAAATCTGTTTATATGCTCATATCAAGAAATTGCTTTACAATAGGGCTATGTGAACGGTAAACCAGAAAAATCTTGCTTACATTCATCCAAGCattaaaatgaaaaggtttttaaatcaaataacataaatggctattgaaatatcaaacgttaaatattagaagtgatagtaaatttatttaaaagatttcttcagttacataacttgtgtaattatttattttgaaaattatgaaaGAGAACGATTGGAATTGAGAAGGTCAAGATGCCgtttaaatgtaaaaaaaatctgtgtgaattaattttacatttcaTATGCTACTAAATTGGGGATTTTCAGCTTTTGGCTTGTCATtttaatcaaatactaataatattgtaactgaagaaatcttttaaataaatttactatcacttctaatatttaacatttgatatttcaataacatttatgttatttgatttaaaaaccttttcattttaaaaatttaaatcctaaaccctaaactctAAACATATATCATAACAATTGGAAAAACATTTGACTTTCTTCACTAAGACATATCAATATTTTATAGCAATTATATGCACGACCCATTGTATTTCcttcaaaattatattatgaaattattatgcGTAAAAGtcagaatataaaaaaaaatcattcatTAAATATAACCTATATAAATAGTGATTAACATATTTTTTATATCTAATGCAAAAACTACAAACACAACAATATATAATCAAGAACACGTGTACTTCAATAGTGAAACAACGTTAATAAGAAATATGggtctcatttatttttttggtactaACTTCAAATTAtcgattaattaattgaaatggaaaatgatATCATTGTACAAAatcaaaaattaagaaaatgtataagaattaaaaaaaaaacataaaactcAATCAATTTGACATTTAAATAACGCAAATACATACTCCGATATATTTTGACTATAATACTTTTGGGTCtctattacaactttaaaaaattatactaatattcaAAATATCAATACAGAATAATAAATCACAAATTATAACGTTAAATGCATAAAATATCTATGACCATAAAAGTAATAATCATATGAGTATGAAAACAATTTGAGTATGattaattactaaaatattaCCATAATACTCAAATTAAGTTACcttattttatgttattttttgttttaaaaaattcgatATTGGTTTCCCTTTTTCCTATAGTAAAACACTAAACAAACTGaataaaagaaaacattttatctatgaagttaatttaaattttgtaataatAATAGCATATAAAAAGTGAATAATTCTATTTTAAAGAAATATATTTTTCCATACATTTAAATTGTTCTTCTCGTTAGAGaatcatatatataattatattttcttgaTCATATTATAGTGAAAGCGAAATTGTCATCGTTATCCtcaaatgcatgaaattagatTTGTCAATAAGACTAATTTTTAATTCAGCAATTAGTTAATGAAATGGTTTAATATTTTTAGGTGAATAAAACATATTGGATATAAATGTACCTAAAAATtagacaacaaaataaaatagctTCACTTGAAAATAGAAGAAGAAagtgagaaataaaataaaaacctaCAAAACACAACACACCCACCAGAGATGCAATATTAATTgtaaaaacacaaataaaaaataattacaactAAAACTGGCTCAAGCTGTAGTTATCCAAAAGGCCAATAACAATAAGATGGCTTATCATCAATCCATTTAAAACCCAttcaaaatacataaaaattggTTCTAGCAATCAACGCTCTCTTTGCCTCCCAACGTCGCTTGCTCTCTCTGTAGCCGTGAGACACACCCTCCAACCACAAACAGTCTCACTCCTATATTGACTTGTACTGACATTGTCTGCTTTGGCCTTTGGGGAATCGTCGCCATGCCATCGCCGAGTAAGTTTctttagggcattagcaatggggcgccctaaggcgcgccacgtcaacagttttatcctcctacctccccacctgcagtgagGCGCCCTAAGGCatgccacgtcatcatttttttaatatttacaaaatccatacgaatttaaaaaaaaataatatattaaaatacgaatttcaaaaacttcatttcatttaataaaaattaatacattacaatgcgaattaaaaaaaaaacgcaaactcagcgacgacggctgcatctaatgcttcgtcaagcgaaccaccggattcagacgaactagaactattggtgtcgtcgccgagattcattttggttggatgtagagagaatatataaagagatagtcgatatgttcgtatgcacaactgaatgagaaacgagattcaaatagaaaatcaaaaccgcgtgccatcatccgcgacctccacaatggggcggacgatggcgcggacgatgatcatcgtccgcggccatcgtccgcgacagccgcaatgggggggacgatggcgcggacgatggccatcgtccgcgctatcctccgcgaccgaagtataggcgcgactatcgtccgcgccctatggcacgcacccgtaatgggtgcggacgatggatggcgcggacgatgcgcgccatcgggcgtgccatcgccgcccattgcggatgctcttacctATTTTCCATTTTGCAATTTATTAACTCGAAATATCTCATCaaatatttcttttctttctgtAGGAATTTATAGATCCGCACCTTTTTAGAGAATGACATTTTGGGATTGATATTTATAGTAGATTTGGTAGTGTTTGGCATTCTTCTCAAATGAATGATTTTTAGTGTGTGTTATTgtcatttattataaattaaagcGATGATGAATGTTTCATCACTTTGCAATACTAAATCGTGTGATGACAATGGGAGTTTCTTtcctttaatttttat
This sequence is a window from Salvia splendens isolate huo1 chromosome 5, SspV2, whole genome shotgun sequence. Protein-coding genes within it:
- the LOC121803313 gene encoding mitochondrial import inner membrane translocase subunit TIM50-like isoform X2 yields the protein MSAISRNCARLNLIISHSRSNRPFSSSAANDTPRDSLISASLLIDQTPQPPSGPPPVADAPNSSWAFLKYGLVAALTGGVATSAYATYAYTTDEIDEKTKSFRASAKYTVGDDATSLDKFKAYLHAATMSGPAKLVDVYLDLRRLAEEHIKGFTEPTSDKLLPDLHPLEQHIFTLVLDLNETLIYSDWKRDRGWRTFKRPGVDAFLEYLAQFYEIIVYSDQLNMYVDPVVERLDTKHCIRYRLSRGETKYVDGKHYRDLSMLNRDPAKVIYISGHALESSLQPENSVQVKPWQGEQEDTALVDLIPFLESSYQGRDVANEFIERSKEHQRRMQGQKQQGRLWKR
- the LOC121803313 gene encoding mitochondrial import inner membrane translocase subunit TIM50-like isoform X1, yielding MSAISRNCARLNLIISHSRSNRPFSSSAANDTPRDSLISASLLIDQTPQPPSGPPPVADAPNSSWAFLKYGLVAALTGGVATSAYATYAYTTDEIDEKTKSFRASAKYTVGDDATSLDKFKAYLHAATMSGPAKLVDVYLDLRRLAEEHIKGFTEPTSDKLLPDLHPLEQHIFTLVLDLNETLIYSDWKRDRGWRTFKRPGVDAFLEYLAQFYEIIVYSDQLNMYVDPVVERLDTKHCIRYRLSRGETKYVDGKHYRDLSMLNRDPAKVIYISGHALESSLQPENSVQVKPWQGEQEDTALVDLIPFLEYVAKHRPADIRTVLASYQGRDVANEFIERSKEHQRRMQGQKQQGRLWKR